In one window of Microtus pennsylvanicus isolate mMicPen1 chromosome 2, mMicPen1.hap1, whole genome shotgun sequence DNA:
- the Ctxn2 gene encoding cortexin-2: MSSIYCGNSSAKMSVNEVSAFSLTLEQKTGFAFVGILCIFLGLLIIRCFKILLDPYSSMPSSTWEDEVEEFDKGTFEYALA, from the coding sequence ATGAGTAGCATCTACTGTGGCAATTCTTCAGCTAAGATGAGCGTCAACGAagtctctgccttctccctgaccCTGGAGCAAAAGACTGGCTTTGCCTTTGTGGGCATCCTGTGCATTTTCTTGGGGCTTCTTATTATCAGATGCTTCAAAATCCTATTAGACCCATATAGTAGCATGCCCTCTTCGACGTGGGAAGACGAAGTGGAGGAGTTTGATAAAGGGACCTTTGAGTATGCCCTTGCCTGA